Part of the Rhodopirellula islandica genome is shown below.
AGGTCGCCGGCTTCGTAGATCGCGTGCTGGCGGCCGGCTTCGTCGGGTTCATCCGCGGCTTCGATCAGCTCCTCGGCTTCTTCTCGGATTTTTCGACCGATCGCCTCGGCACCACCGTTCATCAATTTGGTGGTGTAGGAGCCCTCGGGACGTTCCGCGGCACGAGTCCGCAGCGTGGCCATCAAACGATCCAGGGGAAGCAACGAGTCGGGCATGGAATTTCCATTTCAAGGAAGGAGTGGGCTGCCTTTTGAGAACATACTTCCGTCAAGGAGCGATCGGAACCCACCGGGTGTCAGGCACATTTTCGCGAAATGACCCTGGGGCATCTCGGAAAAGGTACCTGACACCTTTTTTCGAATTACCAAGGCATGACCGCGTTTTGCACGGGCGCGGTGGAGGATGGAGGGGAGTAGCGACGGTCGACCGCCCGTGCTCGGCTGGTGCTGGATCGTCCAAACCACGAATTTGCCGTCGAGTTGGCTCGAGCGTTGGACCAGTTGCCAAGTGCTTTGGCAGTGCTGCTGCTTCTCGAGAATCCCCCGTGAGTGACCGCACGTGAATTGGCGTGTGAGCGGGCGCCCCAGCCGTTGGCGTGTGAGCGACCTTGGCTGATTGCGACGCCGCCGTTGGCGTACGCGGTGCTGTTTCCGCTGGCGAACCCACCGTTGCGGCCGCTGCCTCGCATGTCGGCTCGGGCGTAACCGCCGTTGGTGGCGTAGGAGCTGGCGTTCAGTCGGGTGTTGCCGCGTCCGCTGGCGGTTGAGATCGCGGTGCCGCCGTTGGAATAGCTGCTCGCGGTGACTTGTGCACTGGCTTCGGCGGTCATCAAGCAGGCCGCTGCGATGGCGATGGCGAAGAGACGAATGGACATGGCTGGGATCCTCAGAGAGAGTTTCAAGAAGTTGTTTTGAAGGACGCTGTTGTCTTCACCGGAACCTTGCGAGAAACCCTCGGCTGGGCCCTCATCCATTTCCACTTTTTTTCTTTGGTTGCTGAAATGCCTGCCAAACAGGAGCCGGCGATCCTTGAGATTCGAGTAAGCTTCGGTCGGGGGGATTGCAACTTGCGAGCGAATTCAAGTCGCAAGGAAGTGACGCTGAATGAACGAGGGGATCGTTTTGACGAATGACCAGTCATCCAACGCGGAAGACATTTTTCTAGACGCCATCGATCGCCCAGCCGCGGACCGCGATGCGTATCTGCTGGAACGATGTGGCGAAAACCGTGATCTGTTGCAGCAGGTACGGAAACTGATCGCGGCGGATGAGGCCGCCCAGGAAGATGATTTTTTACGCTCGAAGTTCATGCCCGCGTCACCTCGGATCCAGGCGTTCGGGGACGATCAAGAGGACGCGACGGACGACATCCCGGAAGAGTATGCCTCGGTCAACGAGTCCGCTCGGTTCCGGATTCTGTCCCGTCACGACGAAGGAGGCTTGGGCGAAGTCTTGGTGGCCCACGACCGGCAACTGGATCGAGAGGTTGCGATCAAGCAAATTCGGCCGCAATGGAACGGGCACAAAGAAGCCAACGCCCGCTTTCTTCGCGAAGCCGAGATCACCGGCCGACTGGAACATCCTGGCATCGTTCCGGTCTACGCGATGGGAACGTGGAAGGATGGCCGCCCCTTTTATGCGATGAGGTTCATCGAAGGGCAAACGCTGCGGCAAGTCATCCGTGAACACCGTGATTCGTTGCAGGATGAACCTGCGCCCGCGTCAGCCGGCGACGGTGGCGAACAGGCTCGGTCGTTGCGGACGATCCTGAATCGCTTCGTCGATGTTTGCAACACGATCGAATATGCCCACAGCCGGCGGATCATCCACCGCGATATCAAACCCGCCAACATCATGATCGGCCCCTATGGTGAGACGTTGGTGGTGGATTGGGGATTGGCCAAACAGTTGGAGGAAGGGGCGGGGGACGCACTCGTTGACGGCGAGATCGATCGATCGGACGAGTCCGCAGTCCGCAGTGACTCAAGTCACACGCGAGCAGGCGGGGCCGTTGGGACGCCCCAGTACATGAGTCCCGAGCAGGCCGGCGGCGATGTTCAGTTGGTCGGTTGCCAGACGGATGTGTATTTGCTGGGGGCGACCCTGTATCAGATTTTAACGGGATCACCGCCTCACCAGGACGACTCGGTCAGCCAGATCTTGCAACGGGTGCGGCAGGAGGAAGTCACGCCGCCTCGTCGTCGAGACGCGAATGTGCCAGAACCTCTGCAAGCGATTTGTTTGAAGGCAATGGCGAGGAAGACAACGGATCGCTATCCGACTGCCGCGGCGCTTGCGGCAGACGTGGAACGTTGGTTAGGCGATGAATCGGTGTCAGTGTTCAACGATCCGCTGCCGGTTCGGATTGGACGTTGGGGGCGAAAGCATCGGACGCTCGCCACCAGCGGCGCGGTCGCGGCGTTGTTGTTGATGTTTGGTTCGATTGTGGGAGCAGCGTTTTGGAGTTATCAAAGTTCACAACGCCTGAAGGTCGAACGGGAACGCAACCAAAAGGAGTTGCAGCTCACGATCGCAAACGAAAGACGATTGAACGAGATTCACAATTCGGTTGATTCCGATTGGCAAATCGCGGCCAGCGAGATCGAGTTTGGTCGTTACGAGTCAGCGTTGGGAATCCTGCAACGTGCCTTCAAAACGTTGGA
Proteins encoded:
- the hisE gene encoding phosphoribosyl-ATP diphosphatase, whose amino-acid sequence is MPDSLLPLDRLMATLRTRAAERPEGSYTTKLMNGGAEAIGRKIREEAEELIEAADEPDEAGRQHAIYEAGDLIYHAMVLMAWRGIELDEVAAELARREGTSGLVEKASRPAKKDSGNADS